GGGATGAGGAGTGGTGAGTGAAGGggtaaatttttaaatgatttttttgtagggagtaggggtgtagatggattagtaggtaagtgtgagaaataatataatattggtaaataatttatttatagaAGTGGTGCAAATATTAAGAGACGGCCCGAAAatgaaagcggtgcgagtattaagggacggagggaataaAACTTTGTACAAaaataagtgtaacaactaatctagaaCGAATGAAGTATTTTATAACCCGACTTGACTGACCCGTTTGAGAGGCCTGCCctagtctattctttaaagcctaCCGTAacaaaaatgacaaaaaagTGGGATACTATTGATGCATCGAAACACAAATCATAGGACCAAAAAGATTGGCCCCACGTCTTAACTCGTTCAATAAATCCACAGACTCAGTCACTATCATTTCAACAACTCGTTCATTTTCATCAAAAATAGAGGGGTATTGTCGTCATTACATTCCTCCCATAAAgaccaaaaccaaaaaaaggCACAAAATTATAAATATCCCAAGTTATTCCCAACTTTCATAAAAGTTATCATAAACCAATTCATAATAATTCCCCAAATCTCTTTTCCAATTACCcctcaaataaataaatggcGTCAATTATAGGAAAAACGTCGAAAACTGCATTGTTACGCTTTGATCATACCCCAGAAAAGTGACGTTTTTCTATCAATTTTCATTTTTCCTAAAGTCCAaggtacacttttttttttttttttttttaaattcttCTGCCCCTTATTTCatgaaataatatatatatatatattttgattttatCTGCATTTGTTGTTATTAATTTGTTCATAAAGAGAATGGTTATATTTTGTATTTGCATGTaattatgaatttataatttccccatttttgggtgaattttcatgtgttgttttttattttattttaattaattattttggtAGGAATGGAGGAAGTGAATAAAATTCTGTACATAGTGGTAGTCGATAatgatgaaaataataagaaaggtAATGTTGGGAAGAACGAGAAGGAGGAGAAGGAGTCTTTTCGTTATACGCGTTCACTTCTTCAGAGCACCTTGCAACTCATGGGATGTAAACCTCGTTATGCCACCAAGGTAACACaaactcttttgtttttctacGTTGTACCCTCGCCTTttgaaatacggagtactacattAATTGTGTCAATTTTCTATGTATAATTTGTTCATGGTAGCACAAATTGTACCTTTAGCTCACGaagaaaaactaaaaataaaaatgtggaAATATTGTAGGTTTTAGTTgccagttttcaaaatcaatgtGATTATTATGTAGTACGGAGTATGTATGTAGTGTACGACTAGTTTAAGTTCATAATTCTAATTACGTCGCATGACTTTCTAATTCACAAAACAAAAAACTGATAGTGATATCAAATTAGCCATAAGGTGTCGTTTCAGTTTTGAATTTGTCTTTTTGGTATATGTTGGTATGTCATGTAAGTTAAGCCAACTAGAATAGTAATTGCATGCTTGGTTCAAAATCATAATGCTTGTGAAATGTTATGAATTGAGGGTGGTTGAAGGTGGAAATTAAATGAAGTACAAGTATATGTGAAGTCTTATTTATGTACTCCGTAATAATTATTGAGTAAAACATTGGTACAAACAAGGGGAGTAATAATTGTTACTCTTGTTTTCCTTATTCATATATGTAGATGGAAATGTTGATGTTTGGTGCATGATTTGAAACATGAAAGACATTGAAAAGATATCTTGATCCTTTTTTCTGTGTGTGAAATTCAAAACAAGATATCTTATTTTGCTTGGTGTGTAATAAAAGGGTACCTTCCCTTGTATCTCCTTGCGTCTGAAATTAGTTGTCACATTGTCCCAACCCCTTTTAGTTGAGATAACATGATGAAGTATTAGAAAAAGAAtttgttgttaatttgttataGTCACGTCTAATAATTTATAATCTCATTCTACTACGGAGTACATCACTTCATTTAAGTTTTGGCATACTTAAATCTAATCGTAAATCATTAGTAATAATACTAAATAAAGGAGGTTTTGTTTGGggctctttttgttctttacttcTTTTTGGTGCTTTGCAACTGTGGAGATCATGTACTCCATATAGCTGGAATTGAAATTTAGTGTTGTGaatatttttctgtatttgtttgatttgtttaAAATGCAAAGTGCAAAGCCGAGATTGTCGGTTCTTGCTGTAAGTTCACTTGCTTTAGGAGTATTCATATTCTGttttctaaagtccttaagcaATATTCTTAGCTATTGATCTACTATACTTTGCACTCACAACTTCTTTTTCCCATAACCTAGTTTACTGGTTTTGGACTAATAGGTtggaatattttatttttttcaaaaggtTTTAACTAGAAGACAATTAAATCCACTTTGTTTGGTTTATTGCTAAAATAAAAATCCCCTTTGAAATAATGTTAGGCAACTAGACAAGCAACTAGgccttattattatttttgttttaatcaGAAGGGAGCTAGAAAGCAAGAAAATATTTCATTTTGTATAAAGCTAGTTAAAGAAATTCGATTTTTCCAAAGCATCAAATAGTTGGGGTAGGGATTTCAACTATTCAACCATACTTTTTTCTTATGTAAAACATGTGTAATCTAAAAGGCCAAAGATATATTAGATATTCATTAGTCAGCACATTATAGTTGTGATTTTTCACAAAACTTAATCGCGTATAAAAAGTACTATGTACTCGATCCTATAAGAAGATATTAACATAACTTccaatagtgaacatgcattaTTTTAGGCGACAACTCAAAAACAAACATAACAAATGTTGTGACTTGtgacatacttcctccgtttcattaagttctttacactttgaaAAATATGTCAAAAAgtcaaaactttgaccataagttctcactattatatctatAAAAGTTTATCATGggatatcttgttagattcgtttccaaagcaagaaaatatttttctacacagaattagatatattaacggtcaaataATGCACAAGAgcccgtgcaaatagtaagtgtaaaggacttattgaaacagaggtagtagtATGGAACCTGATATGTTGAAGGAAAGATCTGTACATGAACCTTAGATATTGTTTCTATTGAGTCTATGCCGTGATACTTACTGGTCTTGAACAATAATGATCGATGTTTCATTACCCTGATAAGTGTTTAAGATCAATATGTTCTATCAAATGATGCTTTATCAGATCTTAAGCTGCTTTAGTATTGGTATAGCTAAACCTAAGTTCCTTTATTCCTTTGTTTAGATTAGTAAGAGGGTCTTTGGATGTATCCAAAGTCAAAGCTCTAAGGATGACAAAGACATTGTAGGAAGATGTACTTCCAATGCTGCAAGTAGTCTGCTTGTCAAATCTGAAGAAAACGAAGAAAGTAAGAATGTGTCTTCGGAGTTGTACAAAAGGCGCACAACTGTGTTCATCAACAGGGACAAGTTCATAGACATTGTATGTGATGCTCTAGCTGAATATAAATACATTGGTCCAAATCAAAAAGCAGATTTGATTTTGGCTTGCAGGTAGATTTATGCCTTTTCTTACATATGGTATCTCTTGGTATGCAAAATGAAGTGTTATAGTTTTTTTTGGATGATGAAAATATATTGCATCAAAGTCGAACTCCTGTGATCATTATTGCTCATTTTAAAAAATTCTCCAACTTTTCATTATATAGATTGTTTTCCATGTAATTAGTTACCTTATAAGGTGTAAAATCTACAGAAAAGTACTACATATGAGTATATTTTTCATTATGATTTCCTGAAAACTACTGAAGCACATGTATTTTGTTGTCAGACAGTTAAGGTAATTGTGTTCTTTTTCTGATTCCGTATTTTGTTCGTGCAGGAAACTTTATGTAGTGTATGAATTTGGGATAGCTTTTTCCTAGCTATGAATTCTAGTTAGATTAGATATTATCTTCATATATTTTTTCGCGTGCTCAGGAACTTCTTTATGATTTCAGGATTCGTGAAAGGAAGGGATCTCTAACTGTCCTGTTGTGTGGAACTAGTGGCTGCGGGAAGTCAACGTTGTCTTCAATACTGGTATTCATAGATTCTTCGAATCAGTGTTAGCAGTCAGAATTAGGTAGCATCATCATGTTCTTATTCTGGTGAATTTATCTGATCTGTCATTCTCTCCCAAGTCTGAACTGTGAATTCTGTATCCCTGAGGAAGAATGAGTTACATGTTGAATGGATGTCTTGTATTCATATATTGTAATGGAATCCATATTTGTATCTACTAGCAATAAAATAATGTTTTCTGCAATTGTTGCATTTTCATTTGGTACCAATCAACATACTTTGGTAAAAAGCAGGGTGGTTGCATTTTGTCATTTGCTgccaaacaacatagtttgtACTCACAAGTTAACGTGGTTGCATTTTCATTTGGTACCAAACAACATCATTGGTACTCACAAGTCAAAGGTGAATGTTTTTTTTGGTGGGTCAAACTCACTAAATGAGATGAAGTTACCATTTTAGCGTTATTATTGTCTTTGTGGACACTACTTATTATAGTCTAAGAGTTTCTCATTTGTATATACCCTATTAGTTGCCTTTGTACTTTAAATGAAAAAGATTGTACGAgtaatattgaaattgcaaattGTTTTCAGGCTAGCAGATTGGGTATCACAACTGTGATATCAACAGACTCTATCCGGCACATGATGAGGAGTTTTGTAGACGAGAAAAAGAACCCGTTGCTGTGGGCCTCAACCTATCATGCAGGGGAGTGTTTAGATCCTGTTGCTGTTGCAGAAGCAAAAGCTAGGAGGAGGGCTCGGAAAATGGCTGGAATGTCATATTCGGTTTCTAAAGATCAATTGTGTGATAGCAACACTCAGGAAGAGAAATCTGATAGCCTGCAGCCAGATGCAGTTGCTAACAGTGCTAACAGTACTGAACTCATCATAAGTCCAAAACAAATGGCTGTTGAAGGATTCAAAGCGCAAAGCGAAATGGTCATTGAGAGTCTTGAACGCCTTATTACTTCatgggaagaaaggaaagaaTCGGTAATCATTGAAGGGGTACATTTAAGTCTCAATTTTGTGGTGAGTAAAAAGTCGCGTAATTTTCAGGCTTATACATTACTCCCTTTGTCCCATATTGACCTATACACTTGAGATATTAACAAGGAGAGAATGTACGGATTCATATAGGACTAAGGCTctgttttgttcaccttatttctatttaattatttcaggaaaaataagttccaaGTTCGGAaaagtttagataagataagttcaggaaaaataagggttgaccaagtacaatttataactaaaataagttttgataagttctaataagttcagataagttcagttaagtttagataagtaaAAATCGGGTGAATATAATGCACCCTAAGGCTttgttctattcaccttatttccacctATTTCAGGAAAAGTAAGCTCTAATAAGATAAAGTTCATGAGAAATAAGGGTtatccaagtacaatttataactaaaataagttttggcAAGTACTAATAaatcagataagataagttcagggaaaaataagtgaaaatggGGTGAATAGAATGCAAAGTACGTCTAAACTAATATGAAAATGAGTTAGTAATGCGTTTCACATTAGTAAACTTGGTTTTGTATGTTTGCAGATGGGGCTAATGAAGAAACATCCATCAATAGTACCTTTTATGATATACATAACAAATGAAGATAAGCATTTGGAAAGATTTGCAGTTCGCGCCAAGTACATGACACTAGACCCTTCAAAAAACAAATATGTGAAATACATCAGAAATATCCGGAGAATACAAGAATATCTATGCAATCGAGCAGACAAGCATCTAGTGCCAAAAATCAACAACACGAACGTTGACAAAAGCGTGGCAGCTATCCACGCCACGCTATTTAGCTGCCTAAAGAGGCGTGAAGCGGGAGAACAGCTTTACGATCCTGCTACAAACACTGTGAGTATCATCCATGAAGAGTACAAGAACCAATGCGCTGCACATTCTTTGAGTTCAAAGGGTATATTTCAGTTGATTCAAAGGAAGGGTTCATCAAGGCATTTGATGGCCTTTGTTAATGATGATGGTTCAATTGCAAAAGCTTGGCCAGTTGATACTTCAGATAATAGAGGAACACCGATGTATGGGTGTTTGCATATTGGTAAGGCAGAGCCTGTGAACCTTCAGTTTGGTCATTTTGGGATAAGTGCTTGGCCAAGTAGTGATACTGGTGGAACTAGTCATGCTAGTAGTTTTGATGAATCTAAGACTGATTGGCTTTGTACTGATACTAGCAGTAAGTGTTACTCTTCTTGCTGTAGCTCTCCTCGGATGTCTAATGGACCCGCTAAGAGGGTAATTCTCTGTTTTCATTTGAATCTTTTACCTAAACAATATAATCTCATTTTTGTAAGATAATTGATTTTTCAGGAATCAATATATCCAATGATCTGTGTAAAGAATGAATTTGAAATTAGGAACTGTGTTCCGGACTTAAGTAAAAACTATTTGTCTATACAGGTTAAGGAGGAACACTCAGTTTCCGGTAGTGATGAAGAAGTTGATGATCCCCCTGAAGTAGACAGTGATGAAGATCTCAGTGATGGTGGCAAACATACTCATGAAGAGGTAAGTAGAACTAAAGCTTTTGCAGAGTTATTTGGAATTAAAGTTTTTAGTTTTTTGCAAAGTTTTCTGGAATTTACGGCCTGTTTGGTAGCCGGCCATAAAGTGTCAATAGGAATGAATTTGTATGCAAATTTGTAAGGAAAGTCAATATCCATTCCCATGGTCAGGAGCGGATTTTCAGGGGGGCATCTGGGGCCTGGCTCCCCCAAAGCCCAAAATAATACTGCAGTTAACAAAGCCCAACATCAAAGCATTGAAATCCTTTCCGCTCATTGTTGACCACTTGATCCTAAGGCCCAAGCTATCATTGTCCCACTTGGACAATATGCGTCCCAAACTTCAAAGCTCTTACTATACATACAAGGGTTGGTAGTTGTTCATTTGGGCCTTCTTGGTGTCATAGGCCTCATAGAACATCGGGCCTAGCTTGTTGTTGCCTTGTAGAGTTGTAGGTGCTGGATTTATGTTATCGGGCCAAGCTTGTTGTAGTCTTGTAGAGTTGTAGGTGCTGGATTTATGTGATGACAGTAAATTAATCAGTAGTTGGAGTGTTTCTGAATTATTAAGCTTTTCTTTATCACTTATAATGGTAACCGATCCACGTGGATCATACCCTTGGGGTTAATTCTGCTAGGAATAGAGGCTGAAGCAACAGATATCCAATCCTAGAACTAAATGGGAGTACCTCTCAGGTCTCAAGACAATATAATGCTCGAGGATTATTTTAGAAATGTGTTAAAATGTTGTGTTAAAGTTGTACATATTTTAACATCTCTAATGAAAATTGAATGAAAACTCCTGCATGTGGTGATCCTGTGTTTTGTTGTACAGTCCGAATAGACTGACTTTGTTAGTTGTGAATTGTTTCTTAGAACTATGTGACCGTGATTGTGAACTTGTAATAATGTTTAAACTCTAATCAGATTGAAGGATCTGTTGATGAGGAATCAGCAAAGTCTGATGAAGAGTATGACGAACAAGAGAACACTTATAATGACGAGGAGTACACAGATAACTTATCAAATTTTCTGAAGAACAATAAAAACAAAAGCGACAAATTTCCTCCAACGCTTAACATGTATTTGAGAGCTCAGAGTGAGCCTTTATCAGAACAGAATGGCACTAACTCTTCCCTTCTTGAACAAGGGATGAGAATAAGAACACGCCGTATTTAAAAAAATTCTAGGCCGAAGAAACACTCCCTTCAGCAACTGATTCTATTCAGTAGAACAATTTTGTTCAGTAGAGAAAATTAGAGCCATGTATAGTTAAAACTTAAAAGGGTGTTgagcattgttgttgttgttgttgttgttgttgttgttgttgaagtGTTGGCATCATCATCGTTGTATTTCTTGTTGTTACGATGTTAAGTGAACATGGATGTCTGTTGGTGAGATCGATCAAGATGCTAATTAAGTTTGTCTGAGTTAGACAGATGCTGACATGCATTGATGTTATACTGATACAAGTGGTCAAATACTCTCTCTGTCTTTTTTGTTTATGTCATTTGTCATTTTAGTCTGTCTCTAAAAGATTATCCTATTATCATAAATGTTCATAGGGACCACAACTTTAccctaaataaaattaatatacATTCGGTTCTACCACTTTTATTTCTTCTCAATTTCACACGAGTAACTATTAATGGAACATTTTTAGTGTGTGAGGCAAACAATAAGAGGAGGAGTGAGTACGTTAAAT
This Spinacia oleracea cultivar Varoflay chromosome 6, BTI_SOV_V1, whole genome shotgun sequence DNA region includes the following protein-coding sequences:
- the LOC110776754 gene encoding P-loop NTPase domain-containing protein LPA1 homolog 1 codes for the protein MEEVNKILYIVVVDNDENNKKGNVGKNEKEEKESFRYTRSLLQSTLQLMGCKPRYATKISKRVFGCIQSQSSKDDKDIVGRCTSNAASSLLVKSEENEESKNVSSELYKRRTTVFINRDKFIDIVCDALAEYKYIGPNQKADLILACRIRERKGSLTVLLCGTSGCGKSTLSSILASRLGITTVISTDSIRHMMRSFVDEKKNPLLWASTYHAGECLDPVAVAEAKARRRARKMAGMSYSVSKDQLCDSNTQEEKSDSLQPDAVANSANSTELIISPKQMAVEGFKAQSEMVIESLERLITSWEERKESVIIEGVHLSLNFVMGLMKKHPSIVPFMIYITNEDKHLERFAVRAKYMTLDPSKNKYVKYIRNIRRIQEYLCNRADKHLVPKINNTNVDKSVAAIHATLFSCLKRREAGEQLYDPATNTVSIIHEEYKNQCAAHSLSSKGIFQLIQRKGSSRHLMAFVNDDGSIAKAWPVDTSDNRGTPMYGCLHIGKAEPVNLQFGHFGISAWPSSDTGGTSHASSFDESKTDWLCTDTSSKCYSSCCSSPRMSNGPAKRVKEEHSVSGSDEEVDDPPEVDSDEDLSDGGKHTHEEIEGSVDEESAKSDEEYDEQENTYNDEEYTDNLSNFLKNNKNKSDKFPPTLNMYLRAQSEPLSEQNGTNSSLLEQGMRIRTRRI